In the genome of Pelagibacterium nitratireducens, one region contains:
- a CDS encoding AAA family ATPase, producing the protein MADNDDYLDDLDLELEPSTARFPRKRGHTVENLLPRALIESVIGMEGIRDISAREGFCLVVEAPSFDWCEPLHRALKTMGSWDLHHCPPAIKKPSRDDATSQQLVAVLGTGGRAFGVSHHPSQMLPPAMLASADQVLKLPPPDARVISAVIKAVTGTIPEGLHNKDIAGLEFEEIAACIRQGSTSEECLNRLRRAVESKRRIDTTSADVPEIADLHGYGVAKEWAVNLLEDLESWRRGEIPFEAIDRNAVLVSPPGMGKTTFARSLAKSAGLPLVATSVGAWFANSPGYLDSIIKQIDQTFAAARAMSPAILLLDELDAVPDRATISPRGADWWLPVITHLLITLDGAVSNATNNLIILGATNHGDRIDRALVRPGRLSKIIEIELPDADALAGIFRQHLGSDLVGEDLTYIAELAYGATGAQVVDWVRSARRTARRAKRAMEMIDLLEVLVPDERRTAPHVERVAVHEAGHAVVCHALGLGEVKAISIISGQNHGGYTQTDTDPYLSTRSDLERHVIQALAGRAAEEVLLGEPGTGSGGSSASDLARATMHIGLLHLGTGLGEEMIFRADKESVPMILARSERHSAAVDKHLRELYGQSKDLIVTHKRDVRAIADALIDKRFLNGSNFLSILERNGPKP; encoded by the coding sequence ATGGCCGATAACGACGATTATTTGGACGATCTTGATCTCGAACTGGAACCATCCACCGCAAGGTTTCCACGCAAGCGCGGCCACACGGTGGAGAACCTTCTTCCGCGGGCATTGATCGAGAGCGTTATCGGGATGGAAGGCATCCGCGATATCAGCGCGCGTGAGGGGTTCTGCCTTGTGGTGGAGGCGCCGTCATTCGATTGGTGTGAACCTCTGCATCGCGCGCTCAAGACGATGGGTTCGTGGGACCTTCACCATTGCCCGCCCGCCATCAAGAAACCCTCGCGAGATGACGCCACCTCACAGCAACTTGTCGCCGTCCTCGGCACAGGCGGTCGTGCTTTCGGTGTTTCGCACCACCCGTCGCAAATGTTGCCACCCGCGATGTTGGCCTCAGCCGATCAAGTGCTTAAACTCCCACCTCCGGATGCACGCGTCATCTCGGCCGTCATCAAGGCTGTGACCGGCACTATCCCGGAGGGACTCCACAACAAGGATATCGCAGGTCTCGAGTTTGAGGAAATTGCGGCCTGTATTCGCCAAGGGTCCACTTCCGAGGAGTGTCTGAATCGCTTGCGACGCGCTGTGGAATCCAAACGCCGCATCGATACGACCTCGGCGGACGTTCCCGAAATCGCCGACCTCCACGGATACGGTGTAGCGAAAGAATGGGCAGTCAATCTTCTGGAGGACCTGGAAAGTTGGCGCCGGGGTGAGATCCCATTTGAAGCCATCGACCGCAACGCAGTCCTGGTCTCACCCCCGGGCATGGGCAAGACCACATTCGCACGCAGTCTGGCCAAGAGTGCGGGGTTGCCCCTGGTTGCCACCAGCGTCGGAGCCTGGTTCGCAAATTCGCCTGGGTATCTCGACAGCATCATCAAGCAGATCGACCAAACCTTTGCGGCGGCTCGCGCGATGTCTCCTGCCATTCTGCTGCTCGATGAACTGGACGCGGTCCCTGATCGTGCCACCATCTCTCCTCGCGGAGCGGACTGGTGGTTGCCGGTGATCACCCATCTGCTGATCACGCTGGACGGCGCGGTTTCGAACGCCACCAACAATTTGATCATCCTTGGTGCAACCAACCATGGAGACCGTATCGACCGGGCTCTGGTCCGGCCTGGGCGCCTGTCGAAGATCATTGAGATCGAACTTCCGGACGCCGACGCTCTCGCGGGGATCTTCAGGCAACATCTCGGCAGCGACCTTGTCGGCGAAGACCTTACCTATATCGCTGAACTCGCGTATGGAGCGACCGGGGCCCAAGTCGTCGACTGGGTGAGGTCAGCACGACGGACGGCGCGTCGCGCAAAGCGAGCCATGGAGATGATCGACCTTCTGGAGGTCCTCGTTCCCGACGAACGCCGCACCGCTCCTCATGTCGAACGCGTGGCAGTTCACGAGGCCGGGCACGCTGTTGTGTGCCACGCCCTTGGACTGGGAGAGGTCAAGGCAATCTCGATCATCTCGGGACAAAACCATGGGGGATACACCCAAACCGACACTGATCCCTACCTGTCAACGCGTTCCGACCTGGAACGCCACGTCATCCAGGCGCTCGCCGGACGGGCCGCGGAAGAAGTGCTGCTCGGTGAGCCTGGCACCGGCTCGGGTGGAAGTTCTGCGAGTGACCTTGCTCGCGCAACCATGCACATCGGCCTGCTTCACCTTGGCACCGGTCTCGGCGAGGAAATGATTTTTCGTGCCGACAAGGAGAGTGTGCCGATGATCCTTGCGCGAAGTGAGCGACACTCCGCTGCGGTAGACAAGCATCTTCGAGAACTCTACGGCCAAAGCAAGGACTTGATTGTCACCCACAAACGGGACGTTCGTGCAATTGCCGACGCCCTCATCGACAAGCGCTTCCTCAACGGGTCGAACTTTCTGTCCATTCTCGAGCGGAACGGCCCAAAACCATAG
- the tnpC gene encoding IS66 family transposase produces MNPADLHALPDDVHALKAMIVAAQDRVASAEQRRRALEAEIAAHEAEIAAMKADKAADAEKIGRLESIIALLQRAQYGTRSEKLRIAPLDDEQMAFAFDELRTGLGEIEAKREKQSGQAALRPPRPRKGFAPHLERIEEVIEPEVPAECEGLDAVRIGEDVTERLDVTPARFRVIVTRRPKYAYRLADGQDRIAQAPAPNHLIAGGIPTEAVLAQVAVSKYADGLPLYRQEEIYSRDGVELDRSLMAQWMGRLSFELEPLAHHVLKTIKLGERVFADETRLPTLAPGTGKVKTAWLWAYARDDRTFGGSSPPMVAYCFEDSRSGECVARHLDGYRGILQIDGYAAYNRLGKASGANDAMTLAGCWAHARRKFFDLQASDGSPFAGAVVTAMAPLWAIEDDIRGHDPDLRAAIRAEKSAPIVSDLLAVLDRELPRISGKSKLAEAIRYTLARRAVLERFLSDGRIELDSNIVERAIRPQTITRKNSLFAGSDGGGRSWATIATLLITAKMNDVDPHVWLTQTLERIANGWPNSDIDALMPWNYAG; encoded by the coding sequence ATGAACCCGGCCGATTTGCATGCGCTCCCCGATGACGTCCACGCCCTCAAGGCGATGATCGTGGCGGCCCAGGACAGGGTGGCGTCGGCCGAGCAGCGGCGCCGGGCTCTGGAAGCTGAAATCGCCGCGCATGAGGCCGAGATTGCCGCCATGAAGGCGGACAAGGCTGCCGACGCGGAAAAGATCGGCCGGCTGGAATCCATCATCGCCCTGCTGCAGCGGGCCCAATACGGCACTCGCTCGGAAAAGCTGCGGATCGCCCCCCTTGATGACGAGCAGATGGCTTTCGCCTTTGATGAGTTGCGGACCGGTCTTGGCGAGATCGAGGCCAAACGCGAAAAGCAATCCGGACAAGCCGCGCTCCGTCCTCCGCGTCCCCGGAAAGGGTTTGCACCGCACCTGGAGCGGATCGAGGAGGTGATCGAGCCCGAGGTGCCGGCCGAGTGCGAAGGCCTTGATGCCGTGCGGATCGGTGAGGACGTCACCGAGCGCCTCGATGTGACGCCGGCCAGGTTCCGCGTCATCGTCACCCGTCGCCCCAAATACGCCTATCGCCTGGCGGACGGCCAGGATCGCATCGCGCAGGCTCCGGCGCCCAACCATCTCATTGCCGGCGGCATTCCCACCGAGGCGGTGCTGGCCCAGGTGGCGGTCAGCAAATACGCCGATGGCCTACCGCTCTATCGCCAGGAAGAGATTTACTCTCGTGATGGGGTGGAGCTGGATCGGTCTCTGATGGCGCAATGGATGGGGCGGCTGAGCTTCGAGCTCGAGCCACTCGCCCACCATGTTCTCAAAACCATCAAGCTCGGTGAGCGGGTTTTTGCCGACGAGACCCGGCTTCCGACCCTGGCGCCTGGCACTGGCAAGGTGAAAACAGCTTGGCTTTGGGCTTATGCCCGGGACGACCGGACCTTTGGAGGATCAAGTCCACCGATGGTGGCCTATTGCTTCGAAGACAGCAGATCAGGCGAATGCGTCGCCCGGCATCTGGACGGCTATCGCGGGATCCTGCAGATCGACGGCTATGCTGCCTATAACCGACTGGGCAAAGCGAGTGGCGCCAACGACGCCATGACGCTCGCCGGGTGCTGGGCGCACGCACGGCGCAAGTTCTTCGATCTCCAGGCCAGTGACGGTTCGCCCTTTGCCGGTGCCGTGGTGACGGCGATGGCACCGCTGTGGGCCATCGAAGACGACATTCGTGGTCACGACCCCGATCTGCGCGCCGCCATCAGAGCCGAGAAGTCCGCGCCGATCGTGAGCGACCTGCTCGCCGTTCTGGACCGGGAACTGCCCCGCATCTCGGGGAAATCGAAACTGGCCGAGGCGATCCGCTACACGCTCGCCCGGCGTGCCGTGCTCGAACGCTTCCTCTCGGATGGCCGCATCGAGCTCGACTCCAATATCGTCGAGCGCGCCATCAGACCCCAGACCATTACGCGCAAGAACAGCCTTTTTGCCGGCAGTGACGGGGGCGGCCGCTCCTGGGCAACCATCGCAACGTTGCTCATCACGGCCAAGATGAACGATGTCGACCCACATGTTTGGCTCACCCAGACCCTCGAGCGTATCGCCAATGGCTGGCCCAACAGCGACATCGACGCCCTCATGCCCTGGAACTACGCCGGCTGA
- the lspA gene encoding signal peptidase II — protein sequence MLRLGLPIVLGGFLLDQATKWLVLNHVMNPPQVIPVTDFFNLVLGFNTGVSFGLFGEAPAWILMAFTLAIVAGLLGWIKRTDNRLTAAALGLIVGGALGNLLDRLRQGAVTDFLDFYIGSYHWPAFNLADVAIVCGAGLLLIESVLARDDTKARSA from the coding sequence ATGCTCAGGCTCGGCCTTCCAATCGTCCTTGGCGGATTTCTCCTTGATCAGGCGACGAAATGGTTGGTCCTGAACCATGTCATGAACCCACCTCAGGTCATCCCTGTCACCGATTTCTTCAATCTCGTGCTCGGCTTTAACACCGGCGTGAGCTTCGGATTGTTCGGCGAGGCTCCGGCTTGGATCCTGATGGCGTTCACGCTTGCCATAGTCGCCGGGCTCCTGGGCTGGATCAAGCGAACCGACAACCGTCTCACGGCCGCCGCCCTCGGGCTTATCGTCGGGGGCGCGCTGGGCAATCTGCTCGACCGGCTGCGGCAGGGCGCCGTGACGGATTTTCTGGATTTCTACATTGGCAGCTATCATTGGCCAGCCTTCAATCTTGCCGACGTGGCGATCGTATGCGGGGCGGGGCTCTTGCTCATCGAGAGCGTCCTAGCCAGAGACGACACGAAAGCCCGTAGCGCCTGA
- a CDS encoding cytochrome P450, whose product MPQIPRTATPDATLALINDPYRFISKRCRKYGADLFETRLMLQKATCMTGPEAARLFYDNDRFMRRGAMVGRIQKTLLGRGGVQGLDDEAHKHRKQMFMSLMSAEQLARLVAGTAEEWQTCARAWTLKDEVVLYDQLHGLLTRAACAWAGVSLADSEVAQRTREITALFDYAGSIGPKHWWARLARKRSNRWIETIIGQIRSGRLRPAEQSAAHVIAWHRDLNGELLPPHFAAVEVLNVIRPIVAVSVYITFVAHALHQYPECRRKLQAGDDESYTELFAQEVRRFYPFFPAVAARVRRDFEWQGYHFPQGRRVLLDLYGTNHDARSWETPETFRPERFGDWDRSPFNFVPQGGGDHHMHHRCPGEWITIELMKQASEVLSRSIRYDVPEQDLRIDYSRLPALPRSRFIIKNVRQTSTRIPAASPS is encoded by the coding sequence ATGCCTCAGATCCCCCGCACCGCAACGCCGGACGCCACTCTGGCCCTTATCAATGATCCGTATCGGTTCATATCGAAGCGATGTCGGAAGTATGGGGCAGACCTATTCGAAACACGGCTGATGCTGCAAAAGGCGACCTGCATGACCGGGCCGGAAGCGGCTCGGCTCTTCTACGACAACGACCGGTTCATGCGGCGTGGCGCCATGGTCGGGCGGATTCAAAAGACGCTGCTCGGACGGGGAGGCGTGCAGGGCCTGGACGACGAGGCTCACAAACACCGCAAGCAGATGTTCATGTCGCTGATGAGCGCTGAGCAGCTCGCTCGGCTGGTGGCGGGAACCGCCGAAGAGTGGCAGACCTGCGCTCGCGCCTGGACGCTAAAGGACGAAGTGGTTCTATATGACCAGTTGCACGGCCTTCTCACGCGCGCTGCCTGCGCCTGGGCCGGTGTGTCGCTCGCGGACTCAGAAGTCGCGCAGCGAACGCGAGAGATCACCGCGCTATTCGATTATGCCGGATCTATTGGGCCGAAACACTGGTGGGCTCGCTTGGCCCGCAAGAGGAGCAACCGCTGGATCGAGACCATCATCGGTCAGATTCGAAGCGGCCGGTTACGCCCCGCCGAACAATCCGCTGCCCATGTTATTGCATGGCACCGGGATCTGAACGGTGAGTTGCTGCCGCCTCACTTCGCTGCTGTGGAAGTGCTAAACGTGATCAGACCGATTGTGGCCGTCAGCGTCTACATCACGTTTGTAGCGCACGCCCTGCATCAATATCCTGAGTGTCGGCGCAAGCTCCAGGCCGGCGATGATGAGAGCTACACTGAACTCTTTGCCCAGGAGGTCCGCCGGTTCTATCCTTTCTTTCCTGCTGTCGCGGCACGGGTGCGCCGTGACTTTGAATGGCAGGGGTATCACTTCCCCCAAGGACGCCGCGTTCTCCTCGACCTTTACGGCACAAACCATGATGCGCGCTCATGGGAAACACCCGAAACGTTTCGGCCAGAACGGTTTGGTGATTGGGACAGGAGCCCCTTCAACTTCGTCCCTCAAGGTGGCGGCGATCACCATATGCATCACCGATGCCCAGGTGAGTGGATCACGATCGAACTGATGAAGCAGGCTTCGGAGGTTCTATCCAGAAGCATACGGTATGATGTGCCGGAGCAGGATCTGCGGATCGACTATTCGAGGTTGCCTGCTCTGCCGCGCAGCCGCTTCATCATCAAAAACGTTCGGCAGACTTCGACCCGCATTCCTGCTGCGTCGCCAAGCTGA
- a CDS encoding cytochrome c biogenesis CcdA family protein translates to MEISSIGIATAFAAGVISFLSPCVLPLVPGYISYVAGRTISADGVPAHSGIKAASRTLGLSLCFVLGFSTVFVLLGASATALGGLLRTHLYEANLIGGVIVVIFGLFTTGLVPMPWLDRDVRFHSSPNSGGAWSAYLLGLAFAFGWTPCIGPVLGSILALSAANATVASGTALLAVYSLGLGLPFILAALFMRGFMTRMLSMRRTGRVLKIVAGGVMVVMGIAMITGHLSSFAIWLLQTFPALGRIG, encoded by the coding sequence ATGGAGATTTCCAGTATCGGAATAGCGACAGCCTTCGCCGCAGGCGTGATATCCTTTTTGTCGCCCTGCGTTCTGCCGCTAGTACCGGGCTATATATCCTATGTCGCGGGGCGCACGATCAGCGCCGACGGGGTTCCGGCCCATTCCGGAATAAAGGCGGCGAGCCGAACCCTCGGCCTCAGCCTCTGCTTCGTTCTCGGCTTCTCGACCGTGTTCGTCTTGCTCGGGGCCAGTGCGACCGCGTTGGGCGGACTCCTGCGCACGCATCTTTACGAAGCAAACCTGATCGGCGGTGTGATCGTCGTCATCTTCGGCTTGTTCACAACCGGCCTTGTACCGATGCCTTGGCTCGATCGTGACGTGCGGTTCCATTCCAGTCCGAACAGCGGCGGCGCTTGGTCTGCCTACTTGCTCGGTCTCGCTTTCGCGTTCGGCTGGACCCCATGCATCGGACCTGTGCTGGGCTCGATCCTGGCCCTATCCGCCGCTAACGCCACGGTTGCAAGCGGAACGGCGCTGTTGGCCGTATACTCGCTGGGCCTTGGCCTGCCCTTTATCCTGGCCGCTCTGTTCATGCGCGGATTCATGACACGGATGTTGTCAATGCGCCGAACTGGCCGGGTGCTCAAAATCGTCGCTGGCGGGGTGATGGTGGTCATGGGTATCGCCATGATTACCGGCCATCTCTCCAGCTTTGCAATTTGGCTCCTCCAGACGTTCCCGGCCCTCGGCCGAATCGGCTGA
- a CDS encoding cation transporter: MTIAASAHDAETARYRVTGMDCPSCAAKIEKAVRSVGVDEVKVSTATQIMTLHVSDPASCLPEVERAVSGIGYRLDRLDAPETDTEGDIDDLPKDLSHITPAYKRALWIVVVLNVGYGIIEMFGGFISGSQALKADALDFLGDGLITFLGILAIGWSIVWRARSALIQGLFLGALGLGVLVNTAYRVLVQQQPEAELMGLFALVALVVNVVAVLPLLPHRTGDANVRAVWLFSRNDAIGNAAVVVAAGLVAWTGTAWPDLVVAAVIAGLFLQSSWSIIRDARSDLREASSTRRSAPA, encoded by the coding sequence ATGACAATAGCAGCATCAGCGCACGATGCCGAGACCGCACGCTACCGCGTCACCGGCATGGATTGCCCCTCCTGCGCGGCTAAGATCGAGAAGGCAGTGCGCTCGGTTGGGGTGGACGAGGTAAAGGTTTCGACTGCCACGCAGATCATGACGTTGCACGTCAGCGACCCCGCGTCCTGCCTCCCGGAGGTCGAACGCGCTGTCAGCGGCATCGGATACCGGCTTGACCGTCTGGATGCACCCGAAACCGACACCGAGGGCGACATTGACGATCTGCCCAAGGACCTATCGCACATTACACCGGCCTATAAACGCGCGTTGTGGATCGTGGTCGTACTCAATGTCGGCTACGGAATCATCGAGATGTTCGGTGGCTTTATTTCTGGTTCGCAGGCGCTAAAGGCCGACGCACTCGATTTCCTGGGCGACGGCCTCATTACTTTTCTTGGCATCCTCGCCATCGGGTGGAGCATCGTCTGGCGCGCCCGTTCCGCCTTAATCCAAGGCCTTTTTCTTGGGGCGCTCGGCCTTGGGGTCCTTGTGAATACGGCCTATCGCGTGCTGGTGCAGCAGCAACCCGAGGCCGAGTTGATGGGCCTGTTCGCACTGGTTGCACTCGTCGTCAATGTGGTTGCGGTTCTTCCATTGCTGCCCCACCGAACGGGCGACGCGAATGTGCGGGCGGTCTGGCTTTTTTCGCGCAACGACGCGATCGGAAACGCAGCCGTCGTCGTGGCGGCAGGCCTGGTGGCTTGGACAGGAACGGCTTGGCCGGACCTCGTCGTCGCCGCCGTGATCGCCGGCCTGTTCCTGCAGTCGTCCTGGTCGATCATCCGCGACGCCCGCAGCGATTTGCGGGAAGCTTCGTCGACACGGCGGAGCGCTCCGGCATGA
- a CDS encoding SPW repeat domain-containing protein, with product MGQFLVLNKRRGRPFWRSFFKGDALPGSGEDKQSGFDSDLGGTIKSATRGVTVPWTLVGSAAVGLWLMFSRLAFGTEPPMADSDHLVGALIVTVAVMAMAEVARPLRFINVAFGLWLIASPWLLIGAAPLASGASVITGILLIALSLPRGPRSKEHYGSWDRYVV from the coding sequence ATGGGGCAGTTCCTGGTCCTAAACAAGCGGCGCGGACGACCGTTCTGGCGATCTTTCTTCAAGGGCGACGCGCTGCCCGGCAGCGGCGAGGACAAGCAGTCCGGCTTCGATTCCGATCTCGGGGGCACCATCAAGTCGGCGACCCGTGGGGTGACTGTACCGTGGACGCTCGTTGGAAGCGCTGCCGTTGGCCTTTGGCTGATGTTCAGCCGTCTAGCGTTCGGTACCGAGCCACCGATGGCGGACAGCGATCATCTGGTCGGCGCGCTCATTGTCACCGTTGCCGTGATGGCTATGGCGGAAGTCGCGCGGCCCTTGCGCTTCATCAACGTAGCCTTTGGGCTGTGGCTGATTGCGTCGCCCTGGCTGCTTATCGGCGCGGCGCCGCTCGCTTCGGGGGCAAGCGTTATCACCGGCATTCTCCTGATCGCCCTTAGCCTGCCGCGCGGTCCCCGTAGTAAGGAGCATTATGGGAGCTGGGACCGCTATGTCGTGTGA
- a CDS encoding helix-turn-helix transcriptional regulator, which translates to MSKNDTLAADLVNKSSSATSSAGNRKRLPSAAQVRAARAILDWTQDDLAGAAGITPQTVRLLETGQRVPFDRTLRAMKSAFEAAGVTFVVEARGEGVILLQAVSEQE; encoded by the coding sequence ATGTCGAAAAACGATACTTTGGCCGCTGATTTGGTTAATAAATCTTCCTCTGCGACATCATCTGCGGGCAATCGAAAACGTCTACCCAGTGCAGCGCAGGTGCGCGCTGCGAGGGCTATTCTTGACTGGACTCAAGATGACCTCGCTGGCGCGGCGGGTATCACGCCACAGACCGTCCGCCTCCTCGAGACCGGTCAAAGAGTCCCGTTTGATCGCACTTTGCGCGCCATGAAAAGCGCCTTCGAGGCCGCTGGCGTTACCTTCGTCGTCGAGGCCAGGGGGGAGGGCGTAATCCTATTACAGGCAGTTTCCGAACAAGAATGA
- a CDS encoding metalloregulator ArsR/SmtB family transcription factor, with protein sequence MSSNVEVLERIKDTTFALRTKLFRGLADASRLSILDALRTRPLSVGQIVAITGLSQPNASNHLRCLSECGLVSGEQRGRFVHYRLSDQRLNDLFLLSDQLLTETACAVDTCGNYGTS encoded by the coding sequence ATGTCTAGTAATGTCGAAGTGCTGGAGCGGATCAAGGATACAACCTTTGCTCTGCGTACGAAGCTATTCCGGGGATTGGCCGATGCCTCGCGCTTGTCAATTCTTGATGCTTTGCGCACGCGGCCGTTGTCTGTCGGCCAGATCGTCGCGATCACGGGTCTGTCGCAGCCGAACGCCTCGAACCATCTGCGGTGTCTCAGCGAATGCGGCCTCGTCTCCGGCGAGCAGCGCGGCCGTTTTGTCCATTATCGCCTGAGCGATCAACGTCTGAATGATCTGTTTTTGCTTAGCGACCAGCTGCTGACGGAGACCGCGTGCGCCGTAGATACCTGCGGGAACTATGGCACAAGCTGA
- a CDS encoding sodium:calcium exchanger, whose amino-acid sequence MSTWIWAAVLLAAVFAAAWGSDHLAEPLRKLRKQWGLSAAAGGSLIGIATASPEVGVNVTSAVRGVTDIGLGAMLGSTAIGIPALVSVGYLATRKRDIPDDPGHQQHLREHLLRVDPKAATVQALPYLGILALAALLILPAPWQGLQPIDGGVLLAAYAAYAAQAFFRGREKPEQVEWSRKGIWMAVAGVGVLALGAYFTVISTQNLVQAFGISPIIGGLFITAPVAALPEIFASWKVSRSGQITPALTNIIGDHAMTMTVGFLPLALVGTQIDNFRLVWVSFVFVALMPALYAAFVRWGGSEPGFRRWQVLTLVGAYATYVAVVVVWVLELV is encoded by the coding sequence ATGAGCACTTGGATATGGGCTGCTGTCCTGTTGGCCGCCGTCTTCGCGGCGGCGTGGGGTTCCGATCATCTGGCGGAGCCCCTTCGTAAGTTGCGCAAACAGTGGGGGCTTTCGGCGGCTGCTGGCGGCTCTCTGATTGGCATCGCCACTGCAAGCCCGGAAGTCGGTGTCAACGTTACCAGCGCCGTGCGGGGCGTGACCGATATCGGCTTGGGGGCAATGCTCGGCTCGACCGCCATCGGCATCCCCGCGCTCGTTTCCGTCGGCTATCTCGCAACGCGCAAGCGCGACATTCCGGATGACCCGGGACATCAACAGCACCTGCGCGAGCACCTATTGCGTGTTGATCCGAAAGCAGCAACCGTGCAGGCTCTTCCATATCTCGGCATATTGGCGCTCGCGGCTCTCCTGATCCTTCCTGCGCCCTGGCAGGGGCTACAGCCAATTGATGGCGGGGTCCTGTTGGCCGCCTATGCCGCCTATGCCGCCCAGGCGTTTTTTCGCGGCCGCGAGAAGCCCGAGCAGGTCGAGTGGTCGCGCAAGGGGATATGGATGGCGGTCGCCGGCGTTGGGGTTCTCGCACTCGGCGCCTATTTCACCGTCATCTCGACCCAAAATCTAGTGCAGGCGTTTGGCATCTCGCCGATCATCGGCGGCCTGTTCATCACTGCGCCGGTTGCCGCCCTGCCAGAGATCTTCGCGTCCTGGAAGGTGTCGCGGAGCGGCCAGATCACGCCGGCACTCACCAACATCATCGGCGATCACGCCATGACCATGACGGTCGGATTTCTGCCCTTGGCGCTTGTCGGGACGCAGATCGACAACTTCCGGCTGGTCTGGGTAAGTTTCGTCTTTGTCGCGCTTATGCCTGCGCTCTACGCGGCGTTCGTCCGCTGGGGCGGGTCCGAACCCGGCTTCCGCCGCTGGCAGGTTCTTACCCTGGTTGGCGCCTACGCTACCTATGTAGCCGTCGTTGTCGTCTGGGTGCTGGAGCTGGTCTGA
- a CDS encoding DUF305 domain-containing protein gives MKTFKTLSLAILFASTASIAMAQGMDHSNMDGMSMDGMSMDADANESSDLPEICLENAGHMAGMSMDMDMGAMMEGMSEGHQAMMADMGAMHNDMMAAMMAEDFDVAFICGMIPHHQGALAMANAALEYAEDEWVKEIAQEIVDAQEREIAEMLEWLDAR, from the coding sequence ATGAAGACGTTCAAAACCCTCAGCCTCGCCATCCTCTTTGCCAGCACTGCGTCCATTGCGATGGCGCAGGGCATGGATCATTCCAACATGGATGGCATGTCCATGGACGGGATGAGCATGGATGCCGATGCCAATGAAAGCTCGGATTTACCCGAAATCTGTCTCGAGAACGCCGGCCACATGGCCGGTATGTCGATGGACATGGATATGGGCGCAATGATGGAGGGGATGAGCGAGGGTCACCAGGCCATGATGGCCGATATGGGTGCCATGCATAACGATATGATGGCGGCCATGATGGCCGAAGACTTCGATGTCGCCTTCATTTGCGGCATGATCCCACACCATCAGGGCGCTCTCGCGATGGCCAACGCGGCCCTCGAGTATGCCGAGGACGAATGGGTAAAAGAAATTGCCCAGGAAATCGTCGACGCCCAGGAACGTGAGATCGCCGAAATGCTTGAGTGGCTCGACGCCCGATAA